A genomic region of Pelodiscus sinensis isolate JC-2024 chromosome 1, ASM4963464v1, whole genome shotgun sequence contains the following coding sequences:
- the LOC102461213 gene encoding nectin-1-like: MCLLTLLWIHSLFRALFTGANEVVRCERVPAAAIGEDVTLKCQFTHPDDVLQVTWQKLEGSSYKNIATYSKAHGIRFIGPVNKKVCFNNTSLRASSITLRDIGLEDETCYKCIFNAFPRGSVSSETCFVVQSIPAVRTELHSHTEFFTAACSVTAKPAPEISWEPHDVLIGQPEIHRVQNINGTVTVTSVCNVSMMTLHSKNIKAFTCIVNHTMGRQEKIFYSSEKYEASDEESRTCIWEVLCIFSFILIAIGLIISFVVSRKRKWIKVHLPACVYFCKSVYSRTPIKRQKSSSMLSTPAEKKHLNQDGEDRCQPPPTPKSQSISYLNEQENQGSSCIKRKTKKESPAMVRRSMFQEEGGKNEESNLNNSLMEGIKEMND, encoded by the exons ATGTGTTTGCTCACGCTGCTCTGGATACACAGCTTGTTTAGAGCTCTGTTTACAG GTGCCAATGAAGTAGTGAGATGTGAGAGAGTTCCTGCAGCAGCCATAGGTGAAGATGTGACCCTGAAATGTCAATTTACACACCCTGACGATGTTTTACAAGTCACATGGCAGAAGCTGGAAGGCTCGTCATACAAAAACATAGCTACCTACAGCAAGGCACATGGAATCAGGTTCATAGGGCCTGTCAACAAGAAAGTTTGCTTTAACAATACAAGCCTGAGAGCATCATCCATCACGCTGCGTGATATAGGACTAGAGGATGAAACCTGTTATAAGTGCATCTTCAATGCATTTCCACGCGGCTCTGTTAGCTCAGAAACTTGCTTCGTTGTGCAAT CAATTCCTGCAGTGAGAACTGAACTCCATTCGCACACAGAGTTCTTCACTGCAGCCTGCTCAGTGACAGCAAAACCTGCCCCAGAAATTTCATGGGAGCCTCATGATGTTCTGATTGGCCAGCCTGAGATACACAGGGTCCAGAACATAAATGGAACAGTAACAGTGACAAGTGTGTGTAACGTGTCTATGATGACCCTGCACTCAAAAAACATCAAGGCCTTCACTTGTATAGTAAACCATACTATGGGAAGGCAAGAGAAGATATTTTACTCATCAGAAAAATATGAAG CATCTGATGAGGAGAGCAGAACGTGTATCTGGGAAgtactttgcatattttcttttattcTGATTGCCATAGGACTCATCATTAGCTTTGTGGTATcaaggaaaagaaaatggattAA agTACATCTGCCTGCCTGTGTGTATTTCTGTAAGTcagtttattcaagaactcctattAAAAG ACAAAAGAGTAGCAGCATGCTCAGCACTCCTGCAGAGAAAAAGCATTTGAACCAAGATGGAGAAGACAGATGCCAGCCCCCACCAACGCCTAAGAGCCAGAGCATTTCCTATCTAAATGAG CAGGAAAACCAAGGAAGTTCTTGCattaagagaaaaacaaaaaaggagagtCCTGCAATGGTACGCAGATCaatgttccaagaagaaggaggAAAGAATGAGGAAAGCAATCTGAATAATTCACTTATGGAAGGGATTAAAGAGATGAATgactaa